The Henckelia pumila isolate YLH828 chromosome 2, ASM3356847v2, whole genome shotgun sequence genome includes a window with the following:
- the LOC140878427 gene encoding uncharacterized protein, whose protein sequence is MAESGNNASRGRGRGRGRPRIDVNTEVNQATGRLEQLRMDELVARFHTMRPPRYFGNEGPEKAEIWITEIEDLFDLIEYPSAQRLKLALHQLKDRAKMWWATTLMTLESQKVTPSWDVFKLKFRESYCPPSFYSAKSTEFHNLKQGNMSVQDYADTFYELLKYAPHVAASQGAIVESFTEGLDDRLHPFVSTGKPMNYPEAVELAKRAEASFRRRGGNKTPIQHQSGKKSSSHFSTSSLRPKGKQFKKSGSSSTSSEGFGKQSGQRYTGPYCDNCGGKHFSNQCVGVQGLCNVCGRPGHFARSSKPHQQSRGQGGQQNQPPVRVFALTEDEAQAAPGTVITGNCTLCDFTARVLFDTGASHSFISRAFVASNDLCTTSMNGNLSVATPMGRMIITDNAVFNAVLLYADNVLYLNLIVLPMHDFDCIVGMDVLTSNKATVDCYRGIVRFRPSFAPKWNFYGRGSRAKIPLVSSIEMTRLLDSGNEGFLVYVVDLSQGERSISDIPVVCEFSDVFPEEIPGFPPEREVEFSIELMPGTEPLSRAPYRLAPVELKELKEQLQELLSKGYIRPSSSPWGAPVLFVKKKDGMMRMFMPFGLTNAPAIFMDLMNRVFRKYLDKFVIVFIDDILIYSKSEEEHAKHLRLILRILQKKQLYAKLSKCEFWLDRVVFLGHVISEHGISVDPSKVEAVLNWPRPTNVPEIRSFMGLAGYYRRFIEGFSKIAKPITLLTQKNQKFIWSDECESSFVELKKRLTSAPVLTIPSGSGGFVVCTDASSRGLGCVLMRHGRVVAYGSRQLKTHESRYPVHDLELAAIVFALKVWRHYLFGEQFPGKVNVIADALSRKVDNDAQLSSIYISKLHEDICTSGLNFQIRGNAICVSQISVEPELIQIIKAAQKSDDQIQKSYDLVTQGHQSGFSIYLDDSLRLNGRLVVPDIPDLRTSILNEAHCTRYSIHPGGKKMYHILRPQFWWKNMKKDVAIKYF, encoded by the exons ATGGCTGAAAGTGGTAATAATGCTAGTCGTGGTCGTGGTCGTGGTCGTGGGAGACCTCGCATTGATGTTAATACCGAGGTTAATCAAGCTACTGGACGATTGGAACAACTTAGGATGGATGAGTTAGTTGCCCGTTTCCATACCATGCGTCCACCTCGTTATTTTGGTAATGAGGGACCTGAAAAAGCTGAAATCTGGATTACCGAGATTGAAGATCtctttgatttgattgaatatCCGTCGGCGCAACGTTTGAAGCTAGCACTCCATCAGTTGAAGGATCGTGCTAAGATGTGGTGGGCTACTACCTTGATGACTTTGGAATCTCAGAAAGTAACACCGTCTTGGGATGTATTCAAGCTGAAGTTCAGGGAAAGTTATTGTCCTCCATCATTCTATAGTGCCAAATCAACTGAATTCCATAACTTGAAACAAGGAAATATGTCGGTGCAAGACTATGCTGATACTTTTTACGAACTGTTGAAGTATGCTCCTCATGTTGCTGCTAGTCAGGGAGCTATTGTTGAAAGCTTCACTGAAGGATTAGATGATCGCTTGCATCCATTTGTCTCGACTGGAAAGCCAATGAATTATCCCGAAGCTGTGGAATTGGCAAAAAGGGCTGAGGCAAGTTTTCGAAGGAGAGGTGGAAACAAGACTCCTATCCAGCACCAATCTGGCAAGAAATCTTCAAGTCATTTTAGTACTTCATCTTTACGTCCAAAagggaaacaattcaagaaATCTGGCTCTAGTTCTACTAGTTCTGAAGGTTTTGGAAAGCAGAGTGGACAACGCTACACTGGTCCTTATTGTGATAACTGCGGTGGGAAACATTTCAGCAATCAATGTGTGGGAGTTCAAGGACTTTGCAATGTTTGTGGCAGACCAGGACACTTTGCTCGA TCGAGCAAGCCTCATCAGCAATCAAGAGGTCAAGGTGGTCAGCAAAATCAGCCACCAGTTCGTGtatttgccttgacagaggacgAGGCACAGGCAGCTCCAGGTACTGTAATTACTGGTAACTGCACTCTATGTGATTTTACAGCACGAGTACTctttgatactggagcatcgcattcgtTTATATCTCGTGCATTTGTCGCTTCCAATGATCTTTGCACCACTAGTATGAATGGTAATTTATCAGTTGCTACTCCAATGGGAAGAATGATCATAACTGATAATGCTGTGTTTAATGCGGTGTTGCTCTATGCTGATAATGTGTTGTACCTGAATCTTATAGTCCTACCTATGcatgatttcgattgtattgtggGTATGGATGTTCTAACTTCTAATAAAGCCACTGTCGATTGTTATAGAGGAATAGTTCGATTTAGACCTAGTTTTGCTCCTAAATGGAATTTTTATGGTCGAGGTTCACGAGCTAAGATTCCTTTAGTCTCTTCTATCGAAATGACTCGTCTGTTGGACTCAGGAAATGAAGGTTTTCTTGTTTATGTTGTCGATCTGTCTCAAGGTGAGCGGTCAATATCTGACATTCCTGTTGTCTGTGAAttttctgatgtatttcctgaggAAATTCCTGGATTTCCACCAGAACGAGAAGTTGAGTTCAgtatagaactgatgccaggaactGAACCTTtatctcgagcaccgtatcgatTAGCTCCTGTTGAGttaaaagaattgaaagaacagttaCAGGAATTGTTGAGTAAAGGTTATATTCGTCCAAGTtcttcaccttggggtgctcctgttctttttgttaaAAAGAAAGATGGCATGATGAgaatgt ttatgccttttggtttgactaatgctcctgCTATTTTCATGGACTTGATGAATCGTGTATTCAGAAAATATCTCGATAagtttgtcattgttttcatcgacGATATTCTTATTTATTCTAAGTCCGAAGAAGAACACGCCAAGCACTTGAGGTTAATTCTTCGAATTCTTCAAAAGAAACAATTATATGCAAAGTTgtccaagtgtgaattttggctagaCAGAGTTGTCTTTCTAGGCCATGTTATCTCTGAACAtggtatttctgttgatccaagtaaagtagaAGCAGTATTGAATTGGCCAAGACCGACGAATGTGCCAGAGATtcggagttttatgggtttagctggttattatcgtagATTCATTGAAGGATTCTCAAAGATTGCTAAACCTATCACTttgttgactcagaaaaatcagAAATTCATTTGGTCTGATGAATGTGAGTcaagttttgttgagttgaagaagagattgacttcTGCACCAGTACTTACAATTCCAAGTGGTTCTGGAGGATTTGTTGTTTGCACAGATGCTTCGTCTCGAGGATTAGGTTGTGTCTTGATGCGACATGGCAGAGTAGTGGCTTATGGTTCTCGTCAGTTGAAGACACATGAATCTAGAtatcctgttcatgatttggaattggctgCTATTGTCTTTGCTCTAAAAGTCTGGAGACATTATCTATTTGGAGAACAATTT CCGGGAAAAGTGAATGTcattgctgatgctttgagtcgtaaagTCGATAATGATGCTCAACTCTCCTCAATCTATATTTCTAAGTTGCACGAGGATATCTGCACTTCTGGTTTGAATTTTCAGATTCGAGGGAATGCTATCTGTGTTTCTCAGATTTCTGTTGAACCTGAGTTAATTCAGATTATTAAAGCTGCCCAAAAGTCAGATGATCAGATCCAGAAGTCTTATGATTTAGTGACTCAAGGACATCAATCTGGATTTTCAATTTATTTAGATGACTCTCTTCGATTGAATGGAAGATTGGTTGTCCCAGATATTCCTGACTTGCGCACATCCATCCTTAATGAAGCTCATTGCACTCGTTATAGCATTCACCCAGGAGGCAAGAAAATGTACCATATTCTCAGACCtcaattttggtggaagaaCATGAAGAAGGATGTagctattaaatatttttaa